The following DNA comes from Pseudomonas sp. Tri1.
TGTACCGCCCGGGCCCTGGCCTGAGGCCAATATTCGAGCCGTCTTTTTCGGCGCCTGGCATTAACAAGTGCAGCCTCGCGCACCAACACAGCGCAAAGATACCGTGAACACCTGAAACGACCGCCCAAAGGGTTAGGCAAAACGTCGGACCTGTATGATTTTCGTACAGCTTGAAAATTTTTTGCACCAAAACAGCACAGTGCGTCTACGCTCAGTGCACGAAGCATCCGGGATTTACTCACCTGGCAGGGTGAACCGGTAACGTTTTTGGTTGTCTCGCGACATTTGTCGGTGCCAAACACGATAGCTGCACGGCAGTCAACCCTATTTAAAACAAGGCCTTTGGGGCCCGGTTTCATGAGGTTTCACCACGACAGCAGCTAAAATGTGAAAAAAATGTAAACGAAACTCGGGTTTGTGCATGCTTGTTGCATTCATCCCCACATCGTCCAAAGGGCCCTACCGGAAGCGGGGCCCTGCAGACATACAAATTAAAGTGGCAAGGCTGCCCTCAGGAGCTTCAAGCGCGGTAATGACGGACTCTTTACACCGATGCCGGAAAAGAAAAACAACATTAAAGTTGTGAATCCGATTGCGTCGGGCCAGCTGAAATGCGACATGGATCGAGCCATTGGCGACATGGTCGTAAAGAAGCTGAAAGGTTACATGGGCAAGTATCGCCAATAGGGTCGGCGTGATATAAGTTTGCGCCGACACAAAAAGAAAGAGCCGCCCAGATAATAAAACAGGTGGGACGGCAGTACTCTTCTAAAACCAAAGGAGCAAATCACGATGCGCGTGATGAAGTGGAGCATGATCGCACTGGCAGTTGCAGCAGCCGCCAGTACTCAAATGGCCTCGGCCGCACCTTTCGTAAGTGACCAGGCTGAAGCCAAGGGTTTTGTTGAAGATGCCAGCGCTAAACTGCTGCTGCGCAACTACTACTTCAACCGTGACCGCAAAGATGGTTCAACCGATCAGAAAGACTGGACCCAAGGTATCTGGGGTAACTTCAACTCCGGTTACACCCAAGGCACCGTAGGCGTAGGCGTCGATGCCTTCGGTTACCTGGCAGTCAAACTGGACGGTGGCGACGGTACCGGCGGCACTGGCAACATGAGCCGCGATGCCGATGGCGACGTCAACGACAGCCAAGGTAAAGCAGGCGCAGCTATCAAGTTCCGCGTCTCCAAGACCGAGCTGAAAATTGGTGACCAGCAGCCAAGCACTGCCCCAGTGTTCGCTGTAGGTGGTTCCCGCGTTCTGCCTCAAACTGCCAGCGGTTTCCAACTGCAAAGCAGCGAAGTCAAAGATCTTGACCTCGAAGCCGGTCACTTCTACTCGGGTACCAGCCAGGACCGCAACGCTCGCAATGGCGGCCTGTATGCAACCTACGCCGGCGTAGAAGCCAACTCCATCGACTACGCTGGCGGCAAGTATGCCTTCACCGAAAACCTGAGCGCATCGCTCTACGGCGCCCAGCTGGAAGACATCTGGAACCAGTACTACGGCAACCTGAACTACACCATCCCAATGGGTGGCGATCAGTCGCTGAACCTGGACGGTAACATCTACCGCACCACCGACACTGGCAGCTCCAAGGCCGGTGACATCAGCAACACCGCGTACTCCCTGGCAGCTGCCTTCTCGTTCCTGAAAGCGCACACCATCACCGTTGCTTTCCAGAAAATCAACGGCGACACCCCGTTCGACTACATCGGTGTGGGCACGAACAACCGCGGCGGCGACTCGATCTTCCTCGCCAACTCCATCCAGTACTCTGACTTCAACGCCCCTGGCGAGAAGTCTGCACAGATCCGTTACGATCTGAAAATGGCTGAGTACGGCGTTCCAGGTCTGAGCTTCATGACCCGTTACGTCAAAGGTTGGGACATCGACGGTACCAACCTGTCGGCTAACAGCCAGTACCGCGATAGTCAAGGTAACCCGTTCTACGGCGCCGATGGCAAGCACAACGAAACCAACTTCGAAGCCAAGTACGTTGTTCAGTCTGGCCCGGCCAAAGATCTTTCCTTCCGTGTTCGTCAAGCCTGGCACTACGCTAACGCTGACGAAGGCGAAGGCGATATCAAAGAGTTCCGCCTGATCGTCGACTATCCGATTTCGGTTCTGTAATTGCCGAAAGTTAGTTCGCGGTAATCAAAAAAAGGCCCATCCTCGGATGGGCCTTTTTCATTGGGTCAACTTTTACGCAAGGTCTGACCTGAAGGTCAAACAACAACCAATAGAACATTACGCCGAAGTCGATTCCTGAACGACCCGAATCACTCGCTGTGGAAATGGGATATCAATACCCGCGTCCTTCAAACGATCCCGTGCCTGCTCATTGAGCATGAACATCACGTTCCAGTAATCCGCCGTCTTGACCCAAATCCGCAACGACACCGTGATGGAACTGTCGCCCAAGGTGGAAATCACCGCTTCAGGCGCCGGATCCGCCAGCACGCGCTCATCCTTGGCCAAGTCCAGTAACACTTCCCGGGCCTTTTGCAGGTCAGCCTGGTAATCCACACCCACGTCGAACACAACTTTGCGCGTCGGCTGGCGATTGGTGTTGGTGATGATGCCATTCGACAGGTTGCCGTTGGGCACGATGACGGTTTTGTTGTCACCGGTGCGAATCACCGTGTGGAAGATCTGGATGCTGTCGACCGTACCGGCCACACCCTGGGCTTCGATCCAGTCGCCGATGCGAAACGGACGGAACAGCAGGATCAGCACGCCGCCGGCGAAGTTCGCCAGGCTGCCCTGCAACGCCAGGCCGATGGCCAGGCCGGCGGCACCGATGGCAGCGACGAACGAGGTGGTTTCCACACCGATCATCGATGCGACGCTGACGATCAGCAGTATCTTCAGGATGATATTGGCCAGGGTACTGATAAACCCTTGCAGTGCCAGGTCGGCGTTACGCAGCGCCAGCAAAGCCCCCAGCTTCTGCGTCACCTTGTTGATCAGCCACCAGCCGATGGCCAGGGTGATGACCGCCAGCAGCACCCGGCTGCCGTACTCCATGATCATCGGGATCCAGGTCTGGGAAGCCTTGACCAGGTTGTCCACTTCAGCATTCAAGTCCATCTTTCTCTCCTATTCCTGTTGCACGCGGCATCGTGGCCAGAGATTGCTCCCGCTGGCTGCGTAGCAGCCCCTTTTATAGGTGGGCGCTGCGCATCCAAGCGGGAGCAATCTCTGGCCACCGTAATTTCAGACAACCCGGTATCAGTCGCGGAAGTTATTGAACTGCAATGGCATGCCGAATTCCTTGGCCCGCAGTGCCGCGATGGCTTCCTGCAAGTCGTCACGCTTCTTGCCGGTAACGCGCACCTGCTCGCCCTGGATGGCGGCTTGTACCTTGAGCTTGGCGTCCTTGATATGAGCGACGATTTTCTTCGCCAGTTCCTTGTCGATGCCTTCCTTGAGCACGGCTTCCTGCTTCATCAGCTTGCCCGAGGCATAGGCGTCCTTGACCTCAAGGCACTGCACGTCGATCTTGCGCTTGACCAGGGCCAGCTTGAGAATCTCGATCATCGCCTCGAGCTGGAAATCGGCCTCGGCGGTCAGGTTGACGGTCAGGTCCTTTTCCTTGAACTCGAAACTGCCTTTGCCCTTAAGGTCATAACGACGGTCGAGTTCCTTGACGGCGTTTTCAACGGCGTTGGTGACTTCGTGTTTGTCCAGTTCGGATACCACGTCGAATGACGGCATGTAGTGTTCTCCAAATAAAAAGGCGCGCTGTAACAAAGGCGCGCGCTTGGCTTGTGGTTAAAATCGGGCTCATTATAACGGGTCTTTTCTTGCCGATACCGCGAGCCCCGCAGATGCCTGCGCCAAACCGAGTAAAAAACTGATGTCCACCACCTGGCACGTCCTCGGGGCTGGCAGCCTCGGCACCTTGTGGGCCACTCGCCTGGCCCGGGCCGGCCTGCCGGTGCGGCTGGTGTTGCGCAATGACACCCGCTTGCAGGCTTATCGGGCGGCCGGGGGGCTGACGCTGGTGGAACAGGGTCAAGCGCAGTGTTACCCGGTACCTGGCGAAATGGCGGACAGCCCTGAGCCGATCAAGCGCCTGCTGGTGGCCTGCAAGGCCTATGATGCCGAAGCGGCCGTGGCCTCGGTGGCCCATCGCCTGAGTGCCGAATCGGAACTGATCCTGTTGCAGAACGGCCTCGGCAGCCAGGACGCGGTAGCAAACCGCGTCCCCCAAGCCCGTTGTATCAGCGCTTCCAGCACCGAAGGCGCGTTCCGCGACGGTGACTGGCGCGTGGTGTTCGCCGGCCACGGTTACACCTGGCTGGGCGACCCCGCGCACCCGGTGGCGCCGTTCTGGCTGGATGACCTGAGCGCCGCCGGCATTCCCCACGAATGGAGCGCCGACATCCTCACGCGGCTCTGGCGCAAACTGGCGCTCAACTGCGCAATCAACCCGCTGACCGTGCTGCATCACTGCAAGAATGGTGGCTTGCAGGCGCATCACTGCGAAGTGGCGACCCTCTGCGCCGAGCTCACGGACTTGCTGGAGCGCTGCGGTCAGCCCGCCGCAGCCGAAGACTTGTCGACCGAAGTGGAACGGGTGATCCAGGCCACCGCCGCCAACTACTCCTCGATGTACCAGGACGTTGCCAACGGCCGTCGCACCGAAATCAGCTATTTGCTCGGCCACGCCTGCAAGGTCGCCCAGCGCCATGAGCTGACCGTGCCGCACTTGGAACAGCTGCGCCAGCGACTGATTGCCCACTTGAACAACCTCGGATTGCCCAGCGACTGAGCAGCGGCTACGCTGGCCCTCGTGTTCCTTCTTTAATGATGAGTCTGATGCCATTGCGCCAGCGCCTTGAAAACCTCCCGGTCGGCCAGAAGCTGCTGGCCGCCCTGTTGGTGTTGTTGACCACTGTCCTGCTGGTGGCCAACCTGACCTTTATCAGCGCCGCCTATTACATTTCCCAGGAAAGCATGGCGCCCCAGGCCCTGCAGACCATCGGCCGGCTGGTGGCCAATCCAAGCCTGATCTCCGATGCCCTGCAATCGCCACAGAGTGCCAAGCGCCTGCTCGATGAACTCAACAGCTATGCACCGCTACGGGCAGCGGCGCTATACGACGGCCAGGGCGAACGCCTGGCGCAGCTTCAGCATGCCGAAAAACTCAAGCTGCCGGACCACTACCGCCATATGCAGGCCTGGCAGGCTGGCGAATTCCGCAGCAACCAGGTCATCACCCTACCCCGTCCCGGCACGGAGCCCGGTCACCTGTTGCTGGTGGCCAGCAGCGAACTGCCCACGGCGTTCTACACCGGCACCCTGACCGCCAGCCTGGGCATCCTGATTTTCAGCGTGTTGCTGTGGCTGATCATTGCCCAGCAGATCAAACGCCTGATCACCCAGCCAATTCATCAGCTCGAAGAGCTGTCGCGCCAGGTCACCCGCGAGGAGAACTATGCCCTGCGCGCCGCTCGCGGCAACCACGATGA
Coding sequences within:
- a CDS encoding OprD family porin — its product is MRVMKWSMIALAVAAAASTQMASAAPFVSDQAEAKGFVEDASAKLLLRNYYFNRDRKDGSTDQKDWTQGIWGNFNSGYTQGTVGVGVDAFGYLAVKLDGGDGTGGTGNMSRDADGDVNDSQGKAGAAIKFRVSKTELKIGDQQPSTAPVFAVGGSRVLPQTASGFQLQSSEVKDLDLEAGHFYSGTSQDRNARNGGLYATYAGVEANSIDYAGGKYAFTENLSASLYGAQLEDIWNQYYGNLNYTIPMGGDQSLNLDGNIYRTTDTGSSKAGDISNTAYSLAAAFSFLKAHTITVAFQKINGDTPFDYIGVGTNNRGGDSIFLANSIQYSDFNAPGEKSAQIRYDLKMAEYGVPGLSFMTRYVKGWDIDGTNLSANSQYRDSQGNPFYGADGKHNETNFEAKYVVQSGPAKDLSFRVRQAWHYANADEGEGDIKEFRLIVDYPISVL
- a CDS encoding YajQ family cyclic di-GMP-binding protein — translated: MPSFDVVSELDKHEVTNAVENAVKELDRRYDLKGKGSFEFKEKDLTVNLTAEADFQLEAMIEILKLALVKRKIDVQCLEVKDAYASGKLMKQEAVLKEGIDKELAKKIVAHIKDAKLKVQAAIQGEQVRVTGKKRDDLQEAIAALRAKEFGMPLQFNNFRD
- a CDS encoding mechanosensitive ion channel family protein; protein product: MDLNAEVDNLVKASQTWIPMIMEYGSRVLLAVITLAIGWWLINKVTQKLGALLALRNADLALQGFISTLANIILKILLIVSVASMIGVETTSFVAAIGAAGLAIGLALQGSLANFAGGVLILLFRPFRIGDWIEAQGVAGTVDSIQIFHTVIRTGDNKTVIVPNGNLSNGIITNTNRQPTRKVVFDVGVDYQADLQKAREVLLDLAKDERVLADPAPEAVISTLGDSSITVSLRIWVKTADYWNVMFMLNEQARDRLKDAGIDIPFPQRVIRVVQESTSA
- a CDS encoding putative 2-dehydropantoate 2-reductase, which translates into the protein MSTTWHVLGAGSLGTLWATRLARAGLPVRLVLRNDTRLQAYRAAGGLTLVEQGQAQCYPVPGEMADSPEPIKRLLVACKAYDAEAAVASVAHRLSAESELILLQNGLGSQDAVANRVPQARCISASSTEGAFRDGDWRVVFAGHGYTWLGDPAHPVAPFWLDDLSAAGIPHEWSADILTRLWRKLALNCAINPLTVLHHCKNGGLQAHHCEVATLCAELTDLLERCGQPAAAEDLSTEVERVIQATAANYSSMYQDVANGRRTEISYLLGHACKVAQRHELTVPHLEQLRQRLIAHLNNLGLPSD